The following are encoded in a window of Thunnus albacares chromosome 17, fThuAlb1.1, whole genome shotgun sequence genomic DNA:
- the LOC122966155 gene encoding neuronal pentraxin-2-like, with protein sequence MLTLVVGLLYLVSGRTVRTQDATGSRFVCNAIPPGAEPGCGYGPTGNRVQSSSSVEDELRNTIIQLRETILQQKETIVSQQGTIKELNSKLARCEAAADESSQGKSRGQGSRRKEYSKNTMGDLPRDPGETIDQLGKTMQSLKGRLENLEQQSLHLPSTNVSAGSVSALTPLPPELRELLRQRLGALETQLLRKVAELEEEKSQLYNETAAHRQRTESVLNSLLERITELEKSNNAFKSPEDFKVSLPLRTNYLYGRIKKSLPEMYAFTVCMWLKSSASPGIGTPFSYGVPGQANEIVLIEWGNNPIELLVNDKVAQLPLSVSDGRWHHICITWTTRDGFWEAYQDGERLGTGDNLAPWHPIKPGGVIILGQEQDVVGGRFDATQAFVGELSQFNMWDRVLRPVDIMGLANCSAYMPGNVVPWIDANVEVFGGASKAALEICEDRAFDS encoded by the exons ATGCTGACTTTAGTAGTTGGACTGTTATACCTGGTCAGTGGACGCACGGTGCGGACCCAGGACGCTACAGGTAGCCGCTTCGTTTGTAACGCCATTCCCCCGGGCGCAGAGCCGGGCTGCGGGTATGGTCCAACGGGGAACCGTGTCCAAAGCAGCAGCTCCGTGGAGGACGAGCTGCGGAACACGATCATCCAGCTCCGGGAGACCATTCTACAGCAGAAGGAGACTATCGTGAGCCAACAGGGAACCATCAAGGAGCTCAACTCCAAGCTGGCGCGCTGCGAGGCGGCAGCCGACGAGTCGTCGCAGGGCAAGTCCCGGGGTCAGGGCTCTAGACGGAAGGAGTACAGCAAGAACACAATGGGGGACCTGCCCCGGGACCCCGGAGAGACTATAGACCAGCTGGGCAAGACCATGCAGAGTCTCAAAGGTCGGCTGGAGAACTTGGAG CAGCAGAGTTTGCATCTCCCCAGCACGAATGTGTCAGCTGGTAGTGTCTCGGCCCTGACTCCCCTGCCACCAGAGCTCCGGGAGCTGCTGCGGCAGCGTCTGGGGGCACTGGAGACCCAGCTCCTCCGGAAGGTGgctgagctggaggaggagaagagccAGCTTTACAATGAAACAGCGGCCCACCGCCAACGCACTGAGAGTGTTCTCAATTCCCTCCTGGAGAGGATCACCGAACTTGAGAAAA GTAACAATGCCTTCAAGTCACCTGAGGATTTCAAAGTGTCCCTCCCTCTGCGCACTAATTACCTGTATGGACGCATCAAGAAGAGCCTCCCAGAAATGTACGCCTtcactgtgtgcatgtggcTCAAGTCCAGTGCCAGCCCTGGCATAGGAACCCCATTCTCTTACGGCGTGCCAGGACAGGCCAACGAGATAGTCCTCATTGAATGGGGGAACAACCCCATTGAGCTTCTAGTGAATGATAAG GTGGCCCAGCTTCCTCTGTCTGTGAGTGACGGGCGCTGGCACCACATCTGCATCACCTGGACAACCAGAGATGGTTTCTGGGAGGCTTACCAGGATGGCGAGCGCCTAGGCACTGGGGACAACCTAGCCCCCTGGCACCCAATTAAACCTGGAGGGGTGATCATCCTGGGCCAGGAGCAG GACGTAGTCGGAGGCCGTTTTGACGCCACCCAGGCCTTTGTGGGCGAGCTGAGCCAGTTCAACATGTGGGACCGAGTGCTGCGGCCTGTGGACATCATGGGCCTGGCCAACTGCTCGGCTTACATGCCTGGCAACGTGGTTCCTTGGATTGATGCAAACGTGGAAGTGTTTGGCGGTGCAAGTAAAGCTGCTCTGGAGATCTGTGAAGATCGTGCTTTTGATTCCTAA